GACGGACCTTTTCTCGGCCAATCTGCGCGGGTATCTCGGCTCGCGAGAGAGTGACTCCAACATCAACAACGGAATAAAGAAGACTGCCCTGGAGCAGCCTCAGAACTTTTACGTCTTCAACAACGGAATTACAGCGTTGGTCCTTGACTACAGCTTGCGACGCAAGGCTCGGGGCCATCAAAAATTGACCATCACGGGAATTTCCATCGTCAACGGGGCTCAGACAACGGGATCGATCGGCAGCCTTGAGGAATCCCCCGGCGAGGACTTACAAGTGCCGATACGGTTTGTAAAAGCATCGAAGGACTCGATTGTCGGAAGTGTTGTCCGGTTTAATAACTCACAGAACCGCATCCAAGCAGCAGATTTCAGAAGTACCGATCAAATTCAGCAGCGACTTCGAAACGAGTTTGCCAATATCCCCGGTGCCGAATACGAGGGTGGTCGCCGAGGTGGTGCCAGCGATGCTATCAAACGCAGCCGCTTCACCGTCCCATCGTATACCGTTGGACAATCCCTGTCGGCATTTCACGGCGACCCGGTGACAGCCTACGACAAGAAGTCCGACATCTGGACCAACGAGAGTACATACCGGGCAATTTTCACCGACCGAACCACAGCTCGACACATAGTATTCTGTTACAGCCTCCTTAGCGCGATTAACGATAGGCAGATCGCTCTTACCGCGAGGCAACGGCAGGATTCAGCGCTTCTAACCGAAGAGGACCTTAACGCGCTGATCTTCCTAAACAAAAAAGGTGCCAACTACCTACTTGTCTATGTAATATCGCAATGCATAGAAGCGATCATTGGGCAGCCGATTCCAAACCGCTTCGATCTTGAATTCAAGGATAATCTCAGCCCGGCCGTCGCAAGCGAGCTATGGGTTCCGATAATAGAAATGATCCTCGCTTTGTCGGCCCAACTATCCGATGCATTCTCCAAAAATAGAATCT
This DNA window, taken from Nocardia sp. BMG111209, encodes the following:
- a CDS encoding AIPR family protein, giving the protein MRDEHGLTDDAIGVYALSLQFGLDDVRSVATEAITGGGDDKKCDVLYVDKDLQVAVIAQCYVSSKGKTSAPSNKASDLNTALTWLLSEDIERLPEALKGRADELRSAVIAGDIRKFYIWYVHNLPHSTNVQNELRAVERTAKALLGNLDPSPEINIFAEEVGSNAFERLYAQAERTIIVTDEFELAVPGTVEVVEEDWSSLVTTVPGSWLHTIFSTYQTDLFSANLRGYLGSRESDSNINNGIKKTALEQPQNFYVFNNGITALVLDYSLRRKARGHQKLTITGISIVNGAQTTGSIGSLEESPGEDLQVPIRFVKASKDSIVGSVVRFNNSQNRIQAADFRSTDQIQQRLRNEFANIPGAEYEGGRRGGASDAIKRSRFTVPSYTVGQSLSAFHGDPVTAYDKKSDIWTNESTYRAIFTDRTTARHIVFCYSLLSAINDRQIALTARQRQDSALLTEEDLNALIFLNKKGANYLLVYVISQCIEAIIGQPIPNRFDLEFKDNLSPAVASELWVPIIEMILALSAQLSDAFSKNRISNESVARAVPKFVGVLNSLKTLYRGTFESFAGNVSIRK